The proteins below are encoded in one region of Mycobacterium shinjukuense:
- a CDS encoding 50S ribosomal protein L25/general stress protein Ctc codes for MAKSAVNQLKVTVRTETGKGASRRARRDGKIPAVLYGHGADPQHLELPGHDFAAVLRHSGSNAVLTLDIAGKEQLALTKAVDIHPIRRTIQHADLLVVRRGEKVVVEVSVVVEGEPGPDTLVTQESNTIEIEAEALSIPEQLAVSVEGAEPGTQVTAGKIALPAGVSLISDPDMLVVNVVNAPTAEQLAEEGAGEEAEAAERPAAEEGAGAAEATDESE; via the coding sequence ATGGCGAAATCCGCAGTCAACCAGCTCAAGGTCACGGTGCGCACCGAGACCGGCAAGGGAGCGTCCCGCCGAGCCCGCCGCGACGGCAAGATTCCGGCCGTTCTCTACGGTCACGGCGCCGACCCACAGCACCTGGAGCTACCCGGACACGACTTTGCGGCCGTGCTGCGGCACTCGGGCAGCAACGCGGTGCTGACCCTCGATATCGCCGGTAAAGAGCAGCTGGCGCTGACCAAGGCCGTCGACATCCACCCGATCCGGCGCACCATTCAGCACGCCGATCTGCTGGTCGTGCGTCGCGGCGAGAAGGTCGTCGTCGAGGTCAGCGTCGTCGTCGAGGGCGAGCCCGGTCCCGACACCCTGGTCACCCAGGAGTCCAACACCATCGAGATCGAGGCGGAAGCGCTGTCGATTCCCGAACAGTTGGCGGTATCCGTCGAGGGCGCCGAACCAGGCACCCAGGTCACCGCCGGGAAGATCGCCCTGCCCGCGGGCGTCAGCCTGATCTCCGACCCCGACATGCTGGTGGTCAACGTGGTGAACGCGCCGACCGCCGAGCAGCTCGCCGAAGAGGGCGCCGGCGAGGAAGCCGAGGCCGCGGAACGGCCGGCCGCCGAGGAGGGCGCCGGGGCAGCCGAGGCCACCGACGAGTCCGAGTAG
- the pth gene encoding aminoacyl-tRNA hydrolase produces the protein MAEPSLAGGRPPLLVVGLGNPGENYARTRHNLGFMVADLLAARLGSKFKAHKRSGAEVIAGRLAGRAVVLAKPRCYMNESGRQLAPLAKFYSVPPADIIVVHDELDLDFGRIRLKFGGGEGGHNGLRSVAAALGTKDFQRVRIGIGRPPGRKDPAAFVLENFTAAERPEVPAICERAADAAELLIELGLEPAQNLVHAW, from the coding sequence ATGGCCGAGCCGTCGCTGGCGGGCGGGCGGCCCCCCCTCTTGGTGGTCGGCCTGGGCAACCCCGGGGAAAACTATGCCAGGACCCGACACAACCTCGGCTTCATGGTTGCCGACCTGCTGGCCGCTCGGCTGGGCTCAAAGTTCAAGGCGCACAAGCGTTCCGGTGCCGAGGTCATTGCCGGCAGGTTGGCCGGGCGGGCGGTGGTGTTGGCCAAGCCGCGCTGCTACATGAACGAATCCGGCCGGCAGCTGGCGCCGCTGGCCAAGTTCTATTCGGTGCCGCCGGCGGACATCATCGTCGTCCACGACGAACTCGACCTCGACTTCGGTCGCATCCGACTCAAGTTCGGCGGCGGCGAGGGCGGCCACAACGGGCTGCGGTCGGTGGCGGCCGCACTGGGCACCAAGGACTTCCAACGGGTGCGCATCGGGATCGGCCGTCCACCGGGCCGCAAAGACCCCGCGGCGTTCGTGTTGGAAAACTTCACCGCGGCCGAGCGACCCGAGGTGCCCGCGATCTGCGAGCGGGCCGCCGACGCCGCCGAGTTGCTCATCGAATTGGGGCTCGAGCCGGCGCAAAACCTGGTGCACGCCTGGTAA